In Acidimicrobiia bacterium, a single window of DNA contains:
- a CDS encoding carboxymuconolactone decarboxylase family protein produces the protein MTDSQTVIDELRIPTRELRSAIPEEWKGFSDLHQATMRDGALSGRVKELMALAIAVADGCDGCIAYHAKGAARRGASEPEAAEALGVALLMAGGPASVYGPRALAAFKEFAAAAVAAAEVAAAS, from the coding sequence ATGACCGATTCCCAGACCGTGATCGATGAGCTGCGCATCCCGACGAGGGAGCTGCGCTCCGCCATTCCCGAGGAGTGGAAGGGATTCTCAGACCTGCACCAGGCGACGATGCGCGACGGTGCCCTGTCGGGCCGAGTCAAGGAGCTGATGGCGCTCGCCATCGCCGTCGCGGACGGCTGCGACGGATGCATCGCGTATCACGCCAAGGGCGCGGCGCGCCGCGGGGCTTCGGAGCCCGAAGCGGCCGAGGCGCTCGGGGTGGCGCTCCTGATGGCGGGAGGCCCCGCCTCCGTGTACGGGCCTCGTGCCTTGGCGGCCTTCAAGGAGTTCGCCGCGGCGGCGGTGGCAGCAGCCGAGGTGGCGGCGGCGAGCTGA
- a CDS encoding flavodoxin domain-containing protein, whose product MQKILIAVASKHGATTGIGAEIGRTLADAGMSVEVSPPEEVASIEPFDAVVIGSAVYAGHWQSEAREFIDRFSADLKRKPVWLFSSGPIGDPPKPEADPVDIADYVAWTGARAHEVFAGSLDKEALSLPERAIARALRAPFGDFREWDAIHAWAEEIAAELAPAPH is encoded by the coding sequence ATGCAGAAGATCTTGATCGCAGTCGCATCGAAGCATGGTGCGACCACCGGCATCGGAGCCGAGATCGGCCGCACGTTGGCCGACGCCGGGATGTCGGTCGAAGTGTCTCCGCCGGAGGAAGTCGCGTCGATCGAGCCCTTCGACGCCGTCGTCATCGGCAGCGCCGTGTACGCCGGGCATTGGCAGTCCGAGGCGCGCGAGTTCATCGATCGGTTCTCGGCGGACCTGAAGCGCAAGCCGGTGTGGCTCTTCTCGAGCGGGCCGATCGGCGATCCGCCGAAGCCCGAGGCCGATCCGGTCGACATAGCGGACTACGTGGCGTGGACCGGAGCGAGGGCTCACGAGGTCTTCGCAGGCAGCCTCGACAAGGAGGCCCTGAGCCTCCCGGAGCGGGCGATCGCACGGGCGCTGCGAGCCCCGTTCGGGGACTTCAGAGAGTGGGACGCAATCCACGCCTGGGCGGAGGAGATCGCCGCCGAGCTGGCTCCGGCGCCACACTGA